In the Microcoleus sp. AS-A8 genome, CCTCATGCTTGGTATCAGCGAGGAAATGCCTTAATTAATTTAAAAAAATATGAAGAAGCCGTGGAATCCTATGATAAAACTGTTCAATTTCAGCCTAACTTCTCTAAAGCATGGTATAGTCGAGGCAGCGCTCTAATTAATTTACGGCAATACGAGCAAGCATCTGCCTCATTTGACCAAGCGGTTAAATTCAATCCTGACGACTCGGAAGCTTGGTACAATCGCGGTTGGTCGCTTCATCAATTACAGCGCTACCAAGAAGCCGTTGCTTCTTACAGCAAGGCAATTCGATTACGGAGAAATTTTTACCAAGCCCAATACAATCTGGGTAATGCATTCTATAACTTGAAACGCTACCAAGATGCGTTCGTGTCTTACAGCAGAGTTGTAGAAATTCAGCCCAACCACTACGAAGCTTGGTTCAGTCGCGGCAATGCTTTAGTTAACTTAAAGCGATATCAAGACGCTATTGAATCCTATGATAAAGCGCTCCAATACAAGCCAGATTATCAAGCGGCAAAAGATGCCAGGAACCAAGCGCAGAGTCAGCTAGATGCGGTACCCAAGAAGCCAGAAGGCCAAAAACAACAGGGGGAAGCTAAGAACTAATCCCAGGCATCATCTATCATTGCTTGTAGGATGATGAAAATGCGACAACTCATGTCGCGTTTTATCCTTAAAAAAGGGCTAAGAAGGCACGTTTAGGATTATGGCTTCATATGAAGACAGGGAAGCATTTATCCCCTATCGACGCACAGACCTTATTGAACTTTGCCTAGAAGATGGTCAGTTGGATTCCGCAGAAGCTCAAAAGTTTCGAGAATTCTGCTCCATTATTGCTGCCTATTACCATTTTCAGTTTCATGGGTATCTAGAAAGCTTAAAAGATAACTATGCTCTTTTTGATCCGGACGCTGATACCAAGTCTCGAACTGAAACCACTCCCCAAGAGCGGGGGGTTATGCAATCCATTCTTGTTGCCGACTTTAAGAATATTTTAGAAAGAGCAAATTATGTTCCTCTATCACAAGATAACTTACAACAAGCCTTTGAAGCAAGGTCATTGATTGAACTTAAAACCCATGTCGATTTTAACGACTTCGAGCAGATGATCTGCTACTGCCGGGGCGATATTTATAAAAGTGTTTGGGTGAAGAAATTTTTCAGGAAGAGAAAAAAGAAAATTAATGTCTTTGAACGAGTAGCTTTGTTGATTAAATTTAAAGAAGAATCTTATTTTGTTGCCAAAAAAGCTAAGCCGGATAAGCTAAATTTTACGCCCGGTAAAATGTATGTTTACCTTTATAAAAACATTCCAAAATTTGATATAGAGTTCCTATTTCCCAATGTCAAAACTAGCATGACTTGGAAAGACCGCCTCTTGTTTGGGATTCCAGCGATTGGGGCAGCTATTCCGCTCATACTGAAAGTTTTCCCCCAACTATTACTAGTTATCGGTGTTATTCTCTTGGTCACTGTCGGCCCTGAACATTTAAAACAATTGACGCCCAGCAAGGAAGAAGCGCGGAATATTATGCCTGTGCTGGTGGCTATATTATCCCTATCACTCACCTTAGGCGGATTCGCATTCAAGCAATACACGAGTTACAAGAGTAAGCAGATTAAATTTCAAAAAAATGTAACTGAAACTCTCTTTTTTAGGAATCTAGCCAGTAATGTTCGCGTTTTTCAGTCTTTAATTGATGCGGCTGAAGAGGAAGAGTGTAAGGAAATTATCCTTGTGTTCTATCACCTGCTAACCAGCAAGACACCTCTTACCCCCGAGCAGTTGGATAACCGAATTGAGGTATGGATGGATGAGAAATTTGGCACCCAAATTGACTTTGATATTCATGGCCCCCTGCACAATTTGGAAGTGATACGTGGCAAGATTGTTCAGGATGGCTCCGGGTCAATGAATACACCCGATGTAGCGATACTCACCAGAGATTCTCAAGGCTATTGCCACCTTCTATCCTTAGATGATGCCTTAGCCGTGATCGATTACGTTTGGGACAAGGCTTTTCTCTATAGCCTGTAAAAAACTAATCTTCTTTCAATTAAGAGCATAAAGCAGGCAAATCACGGTTAAACGGAGTTAGTGTTGCCAAATCGCTCTACCTCAAATCCTCATGCCATGAGAAAGCCGAAAAATGAAAGAAAGAATTGCTTCGCCCACACTAAGCTTGTCTTAAAAAGGGAGGGCTTAGCGTCAACCCCTGATCAATCATCCCTTGCACCACTCTAAAATTCGATTCCATGCCCACCAGCAATCGGGGTCATTCCCTTGACGCTGACAAGCTGGACTAGCGAGATACCCCACATGACCCCCGTATGTAGTTATCACCAAGTCGATCGCAGAATTAGCAGCACAGGCCGCTTGCAAGTCCGGTACAAGCGTGGGATCAAACAGGGGGTCGTCGGCAGCGTAAAGGATTAGAGTCGGTTTTTTAAGATGAGGTAACAGGTGCATCGCACTGCTAGCGTCGTAGTACTCTTCTACGGAACAGAAGCCCAATCCCGAAATCACCAGTTCGTGGTCAAAGCCCCAAATACTGTTGGCTCGCTCAATAGCGGCTGAGTCGATGGCTCCAGGATGAGTCTCATGAATTCGCCAAGCCAGTTTTTTGAGTTGCCGTGCGATCGCCTTTTCCAAATACTTGCCCAATGGAGCATTCACCAGATAGTTGAGAGAACGGTTGGAATCCAAGCTAGGACAAATCACTGCCGCACCCCTAATGTCTGACTCCAGCAGCCCCAAATCTTGTCCCCAACTCTCTATCGTCTGCGCTGCTTTAACACCCCATAACGCCAATTGTCCT is a window encoding:
- a CDS encoding alpha/beta fold hydrolase, with translation MPYPSYTPPWWIQNGLLMTLYTALWTARHWEKTTSATEPLYQEKIFRGAGGVPIFGLVAIPENPQGTFVGTYGITGDLDNQWFLRLLGRKAFAQGYAVVLFDWRAHGKTAELSPTLTSDGLYEGEDFVRIAAQAKAMGCPAPFWFTSYSLGGQLALWGVKAAQTIESWGQDLGLLESDIRGAAVICPSLDSNRSLNYLVNAPLGKYLEKAIARQLKKLAWRIHETHPGAIDSAAIERANSIWGFDHELVISGLGFCSVEEYYDASSAMHLLPHLKKPTLILYAADDPLFDPTLVPDLQAACAANSAIDLVITTYGGHVGYLASPACQRQGNDPDCWWAWNRILEWCKG
- a CDS encoding TMEM143 family protein; protein product: MASYEDREAFIPYRRTDLIELCLEDGQLDSAEAQKFREFCSIIAAYYHFQFHGYLESLKDNYALFDPDADTKSRTETTPQERGVMQSILVADFKNILERANYVPLSQDNLQQAFEARSLIELKTHVDFNDFEQMICYCRGDIYKSVWVKKFFRKRKKKINVFERVALLIKFKEESYFVAKKAKPDKLNFTPGKMYVYLYKNIPKFDIEFLFPNVKTSMTWKDRLLFGIPAIGAAIPLILKVFPQLLLVIGVILLVTVGPEHLKQLTPSKEEARNIMPVLVAILSLSLTLGGFAFKQYTSYKSKQIKFQKNVTETLFFRNLASNVRVFQSLIDAAEEEECKEIILVFYHLLTSKTPLTPEQLDNRIEVWMDEKFGTQIDFDIHGPLHNLEVIRGKIVQDGSGSMNTPDVAILTRDSQGYCHLLSLDDALAVIDYVWDKAFLYSL